One Zeugodacus cucurbitae isolate PBARC_wt_2022May chromosome 3, idZeuCucr1.2, whole genome shotgun sequence genomic region harbors:
- the LOC105210805 gene encoding dnaJ homolog subfamily A member 4: protein MENAELYEILGVNKNSTDAEIKKNYRKLAKEFHPDKNPEAGDKFKEISFAYEILSDPDKRKIYDRYGLKGLQEGSDGFGDASEFFSHWFPFSGGHSSHSCGGGGSGANSRARAAAQVVIKLEVTLEELYNGNVSKSVDYKRTSYCAACEGEGGPKTNVDQCKACNGTGRTANYSFMGAFVNAFESTCPSCYGRGTTIPEEFRCTTCTGSGLVEEEVKQEVPIEKGAPNMLKVLFQAAGNQPLVGERGDLIVVLVQAEHPIFIRRQNDLFLRDIHINVTQALCGFIHCFQHLDGRTICITNKAGDVIKHAELRVVTGEGMPLRNNPFERGDLFVEFNIDFPDDNFATIEQMQLLETLLPPRQPFTMPEDAEEVVMMEVPPYGEGSHAGAQGGMDDDDDDGTTPHFDSVQCQTG from the exons ATGGAGAATGCAGAGCTGTACGAAATTCTTGGAGTGAATAAAAATTCAACAGATGCGGAAATAAAAAAG AATTATCGAAAATTAGCAAAAGAATTTCATCCGGACAAGAATCCAGAAGCTGgtgataaatttaaagaaatatcatTTGCATATGAGATACTTTCAGATCCAGATAAACGTAAGATCTATGATCGTTATGGACTGAAAGGACTACAAGAGGGCAGTGATGGTTTCGGCGATGCCTCAGAATTCTTTTCACATTGGTTTCCATTCAGTGGCGGACACAGTAGTCATagttgtggtggtggtggcagtgGTGCCAATAGTCGGGCGCGTGCAGCAGCACAAGTAGTTATTAAACTCGAAGTTACGCTCGAAGAATTGTATAATGGCAATGTCTCAAAGTCTGTTGATTACAAACGTACTTCCTACTGTGCGGCATGTGAAGGTGAGGGTGGCCCTAAAACGAATGTGGATCAATGTAAAGCGTGCAACGGCACTGGCCGTACTGCGAACTACTCATTTATGGGTGCCTTTGTAAACGCATTTGAGTCT acCTGTCCGTCCTGTTATGGACGTGGTACTACCATACCAGAGGAATTCCGCTGCACCACTTGTACCGGCAGTGGTTTGGTGGAAGAAGAGGTGAAACAAGAAGTGCCTATAGAGAAAGGTGCACCCAATATGTTGAAAGTACTATTCCAAGCAGCGGGCAATCAGCCATTAGTAGGCGAACGTGGCGATCTTATAGTAGTTTTAGTGCAAGCCGAACATCCAATTTTCATACGACGACAAAACGATTTATTCCTGCGCGATATACACATAAATGTAACGCAGGCATTATGTGGATTTATACATTGCTTCCAACATCTAGATGGACGCACAATATGTATCACAAATAAAGCAGGCGACGTTATTAAACATGCTGAACTGCGTGTAGTCACCGGTGAGGGTATGCCCTTGCGTAATAATCCCTTTGAACGTGGTGACTTATTTGTGGAATTCAACATTGACTTTCCCGACGACAATTTTGCTACCATAGAACAAATGCAATTGCTTGAGACGCTCTTACCGCCACGCCAACCCTTCACAATGCCCGAAGATGCTGAAGAAGTGGTGATGATGGAAGTGCCACCCTACGGTGAAGGCAGTCATGCTGGCGCACAAGGTGGCATGgatgatgacgacgacgatGGTACAACACCGCATTTCGATAGTGTACAGTGCCAGACGGGTTAA
- the LOC105210808 gene encoding protein SERAC1, translated as MSKVTLGGFTNTLRRYPKTLGGVGILTTCGIILFEKQRIRKYLSKWVETAPSETDKKRPDYIYIKYHIYKESMRKLKQKEEDEKKWISIIINPIGKWWKAVKHSVAWRLLNIAQTGSQHERLKAVRQLACIDHLKDWDFRHLAQICDARTAVSLARSGADSRWFVPVHMRGCIKNPKLVLADFHDMLARLRPNSCVDNFFNKYFPQQYPHEGIDEFFTQEQANSLSVQDTDMLKEIIAFLHHITKEEAVAKQIINEGGLTHLMELRKIFADDNETLSTLCKVLANMSLVADSVEHFFASGWIGGLAEWMKCADLRLQVISAKTMANLDHDDPNHVQYPPNVYPLHPRLRTRAKPKADIIFIHGLLGGVFITWRQKDRNPTELGLYGKNAFYTSETDDVFLVGEQRRGNGKINASNITNVSANNNTKKEQATDPILKAAKKEKNKTLEISDAATMELVEALQNSAELESDWEVVHPDVPLKAGEGCCGEFSVPGNEWQNQDNCDDYTNCWPMEWLPDDYPNTRIIGIDYTSAVTEWSANFTKYCPCEKGQGQIDVRATSLLERLSKSDIGNERPVVWIGHSMGGILTKMMLMKAVDDPDPKVNQIANNTSSILFLGTPHRGSSIAKWKQHMQVILSPSIEVKEMEEGAPKLLAMHNRFMACLHTCFRNVKVVTIAEGAPTMLTSFKFPLRIVTEDSARLDYGDFYVLKDDHLSLSKPIFRQSFLYQRVLKVIEDSINTDETPTEKVELPGTKFKIEPIKTPAESDVGKSLVEKVRSIFSAVPQISINFPNAHCEQSRRD; from the exons ATGTCTAAAGTTACTTTGGGCGGATTTACGAATACACTGAGACGTTACCCAAAGACTTTGGGTGGAGTTGGAATACTCACAAC ttgtggcataattttatttgaaaaacaaaggATACGCAAGTATTTATCGAAATGGGTGGAGACTGCACCGTCTGAAACTGATAAAAAGCGTCcagattacatatatattaaatatcatatttataagGAGTCTATGCGTAAATTGAAACAAAAGGAAGAGGATGAAAAG AAATGGATCAGCATCATTATCAACCCCATTGGCAAATGGTGGAAGGCTGTTAAACACTCAGTAGCCTGGCGTTTGCTCAATATCGCACAGACAGGTTCACAACACGAACGTCTCAAAGCTGTGCGCCAATTGGCCTGTATCGATCACTTGAAAGACTGGGACTTCCGACATTTGGCACAAATTTGCGATGCACGCACCGCCGTCTCTTTGGCGCGTTCCGGTGCCGATTCACGTTGGTTCGTGCCGGTGCACATGCGTGGCTGCATTAAGAATCCCAAACTCGTGCTGGCCGACTTTCATGATATGCTAGCGCGTTTGCGGCCAAATTCTTGCGttgataattttttcaacaaatactTTCCACAACAGTATCCACACGAAGGCATCGATGAGTTCTTTACACAGGAACAAGCTAACTCGTTATCTGTACAGGATACGGATATGCTGAAAGAGATTATCGCCTTCCTACATCATATCACCAAGGAGGAGGCGGTGGCGAAACAAATCATCAACGAGGGTGGTCTGACACATCTTATGGAATTGCGTAAAATTTTCGCCGATGACAATGAAACACTTTCGACACTCTGTAAGGTGTTGGCGAACATGTCACTCGTTGCGGACAGTGTGGAACATTTCTTCGCATCCGGTTGGATTGGCGGCTTGGCAGAATGGATGAAATGTGCCGATTTACGTCTGCAAGTGATATCGGCCAAAACGATGGCCAATCTGGATCACGATGATCCCAATCATGTGCAATATCCACCCAATGTCTATCCACTGCATCCACGTTTGCGCACACGCGCCAAACCCAAGGCtgatattattttcatacacGGCCTGTTGGGCGGTGTGTTCATAACTTGGCGCCAGAAGGACCGCAATCCCACCGAATTGGGTTTATATGGCAAGAATGCATTTTACACCAGCGAAACGGATGATGTATTTTTGGTTGGCGAACAAAGGCGTGGCAATGGCAAGATCAACGCCAGTAATATTACCAACGTCAGcgcaaataataacacaaagaAGGAACAAGCCACAGATCCAATACTAAAAGCCGCCAAAAAGGAGAAAAACAAAACTTTGGAAATAAGCGATGCGGCAACTATGGAACTTGTGGAAGCACTACAAAACTCTGCCGAACTTGAGTCTGATTGGGAGGTAGTACACCCAGATGTGCCGCTTAAAGCGGGTGAGGGTTGTTGTGGTGAATTTAGCGTGCCTGGCAATGAGTGGCAAAATCAAGATAACTGTGATGATTACACCAACTGTTGGCCAATGGAGTGGCTACCAGATGATTATCCAAATACAAG aatcatTGGTATAGACTACACCTCTGCAGTCACAGAATGGTCagctaatttcacaaaatattgtcCCTGCGAAAAAGGTCAAGGACAAATCGATGTACGCGCCACTTCATTATTGGAACGCCTCTCCAAATCAGACATTGGCAATGAGCGTCCAGTTGTTTGGATCGGTCACTCCATGGGTGGCATACTCACCAAAATGATGCTTATGAAAGCCGTAGATGACCCCGATCCGAAGGTGAATCAAATAGCAAATAATACATCTTCCATACTCTTTCTGGGCACACCACATCGTGGCTCATCGATTGCGAAATGGAAACAACACATGCAGGTGATACTCTCCCCTTCCATTGAGGTTAAAGAAATGGAGGAGGGAGCCCCAAAATTACTTGCAATGCACAATCGTTTCATGGCATGCTTACATACATGCTTTCGTAATGTGAAGGTCGTCACTATCGCCGAAGGTGCACCAACGATGTTGACGTCATTCAAATTTCCATTGCGCATCGTCACTGAGGATTCAGCGCGTCTTGACTACGGCGACTTTTATGTGCTAAAAGACGATCATCTTAGTCTATCGAAACCGATTTTCCGCCAGTCATTCCTTTATCAACGTGTACTTAAGGTGATCGAAGACTCGATAAATACAGACGAAACGCCAACTGAAAAGGTGGAACTACCGggtacaaaattcaaaatagaaCCCATTAAAACACCAGCAGAATCGGACGTTGGCAAGAGCTTAGTGGAGAAAGTACGTAGTATTTTCTCGGCAGTTCCACAAATCTCCATAAATTTTCCGAATGCACATTGTGAACAGTCAAGACGTGATTAA
- the LOC128919700 gene encoding sorting nexin-29, with amino-acid sequence MPDSMSHGECTSNPPAKMNVASASFGGSTFWQRREDIFKRLQQSAEKCKVKFSGKKELATEKDDSVAELCEALEDAFTYGLKQKHSVVTLTAASLFHNMHEIVTGNSSVINDSNGDTTFWDFCQTHLTPHERERYTQLKHVWTKCGLGKAFIRATLNENSLQRYLLTWLAEEDTLRRYYTQWSLLLDANASKELPQIIGSLHDVLFALTVNSTELNAPTRITPLQPNKEEPVIYAPTPVPTAGSKNKRRSQPVERPISTASSTEDLMKVIQEVTRVANEKEHVDIFQTMVELPVQTDADTTPPDPIEPELAFLKEPLPDIFPQAATQSEQHAKTTTHTVSNNCNGAKPAVVHEHEYEDKSDSSSQYSKSSSANCTVNHAAMEERLREMEERCTLLETRVAQLTRENRQLVRRLTQNFNGLAIDPTASLATNFLITIPTAELKKTKHGTSYYTYEIHITMRQNLEHWSLLRRYRDFHKLHKSLLHTHPTVSSVEFPPKKHFGNMNLAFVEERRQQLQIYLLNVVEVLPQVEACKSKAELQKIFPFLRER; translated from the exons ATGCCAGATTCGATGAGTCATGGCGAGTGTACTTCCAACCCACCTGCCAAGATGAATGTGGCTAGTGCATCTTTTGGAGGTAGCACTTTTTGGCAACGTAGAGAGGATATTTTTAAACGCCTGCAACAGAGCGCGGAAAAATGTAAAGTTAAATTTAGTGGAAAAAAGGAATTGGCCACGGAAAAAGATGATAGCGTTGCCGAATTGTGTGAGGCATTAGAAGACGCTTTTACATAcggtttaaaacaaaaacattcagTAGTTACTTTGACAGCGGCCAGTTTGTTTCATAATATGCATGAGATAGTAACAG GTAATAGCTCGGTTATCAATGACAGCAATGGTGACACCACATTTTGGGACTTTTGTCAAACACATTTGACACCACACGAACGCGAACGTTACACACAATTGAAACATGTCTGGACGAAATGTGGTCTTGGCAAGGCATTTATACGTGCTACGCTGAACGAGAACTCACTGCAGCGTTATTTACTCACATGGTTGGCTGAAGAAGACACTTTGCGTCGTTACTACACACAATGGTCGCTGCTGTTGGACGCCAACGCCAGCAAAGAATTACCACAAATTATAGGCTCACTACATGATGTGCTCTTTGCGTTGACCGTTAATTCAACGGAGTTGAATGCACCAACGCGCATTACACCACTTCAACCAAATAAAGAGGAACCTGTTATATATGCGCCTACACCTGTACCCACTGCTGGCAGCAAAAATAAGCGCAGAAGCCAACCAGTGGAACGCCCCATTTCAACTGCCAGTTCCACAGAAGATTTAATGAAAGTTATACAAGAAGTCACGAGGGTGGCAAACGAAAAAGAACATGTGGACATATTTCAAACTATGGTGGAACTGCCAGTGCAGACAGATGCTGATACAACACCACCAGATCCCATAGAACCAGAATTAGCATTTCTGAAAGAGCCTTTGCCCGACATTTTTCCACAAGCGGCAACACAAAGTGAGCAGCACGCAAAGACAACTACGCATACTGTCAGTAATAACTGTAATGGCGCCAAACCAGCCGTTGTGCATGAGCACGAATATGAAGACAAGAGCGACTCATCGTCGCAATATAGTAAATCATCATCTGCCAATTGCACGGTTAATCATGCAGCTATGGAGGAGCGTTTACGTGAAATGGAGGAACGTTGCACGTTGTTGGAGACGCGCGTCGCGCAATTAACACGCGAAAATCGTCAACTCGTAAGACGTTTAACGCAAAATTTCAATGGCCTAGCAATTGATCCGACAGCCTCCTTGGCTACTAACTTTCTCATAACCATTCCGACAGCTGAGCTGAAGAAGACAAAACACGGCACATCCTACTACACCTACGAGATACACATAACCATGCGTCAAAACTTGGAACACTGGTCGTTATTGCGTCGCTATCGTGACTTCCACAAACTGCATAAATCGCTGCTACACACGCATCCCACTGTGTCTTCGGTGGAATTTCCACCTAAAAAGCACTTTGGCAACATGAACTTGGCCTTCGTGGAGGAACGTCGTCAGCAATTGCAAATCTATTTGTTGAATGTGGTGGAAGTGTTGCCACAAGTGGAGGCTTGCAAGTCCAAGGCGGAATTGCAGAAAATATTTCCCTTTCTGCGCGAGCGGTAA
- the LOC105210809 gene encoding protein TIPIN homolog produces the protein MSSVYGDDVVEDLISGNLHDLPSDEENDQNGMGGEELFGEDVEAGDNADGAQQGIKVEPKKRTVRNPRPKLSLDTLTGQRGIHTIEEYFKDVSFKGKGHEKRDLDEVMRRMTHWAHRMYPNYKFDDVLTNIERIGKKKSLQVHMSRYRLGMLDNLKTTGDHVQDDEDDGDADAAADEPFDEFDALLGEQIAISKIAPRTPAHYSSGGGGADRIDATFTGASTSTLATPSFNRGKAAMSTPYTNSERGGYKLNDSDLAKPLPPSQPASPAPTTKLTAEQMARIAENRRIALERLKAKKERLAQQTNASIGLTNTIPEE, from the coding sequence ATGTCCTCCGTATATGGCGATGATGTCGTTGAAGATTTAATTAGTGGAAATTTACATGACTTACCAAGCGATGAAGAGAACGACCAAAATGGAATGGGTGGGGAAGAACTATTTGGCGAAGATGTTGAAGCCGGTGATAACGCAGATGGCGCGCAACAGGGCATTAAAGTTGAACCAAAGAAGCGAACAGTGCGTAATCCAAGACCTAAATTATCTTTGGATACCTTGACGGGACAGCGCGGCATACATACGATAGAAGAATATTTCAAAGATGTTAGTTTTAAAGGCAAAGGGCACGAGAAACGTGATCTGGACGAGGTAATGCGTCGCATGACACACTGGGCACATCGCATGTATCCAAATTACAAATTTGACGATGTCTTAACGAATATCGAACGAATTGGCAAGAAGAAGTCTCTACAAGTACATATGTCACGCTATCGTCTGGGTATGTTGGACAACTTGAAAACTACTGGTGACCATGTACAAGACGACGAGGATGATGGTGACGCAGATGCTGCGGCAGATGAACCATTTGACGAGTTCGATGCATTGTTGGGTGAACAAATTGCTATATCTAAGATAGCGCCGCGTACGCCTGCACATTACAGTAGTGGTGGGGGTGGTGCTGACAGAATAGACGCGACATTTACTGGTGCCAGTACTAGTACTTTAGCCACACCATCATTTAACCGCGGTAAAGCAGCCATGTCTACACCATACACTAACAGCGAACGTGGTggctacaaattaaatgacagcGACCTCGCGAAACCACTACCGCCATCACAACCAGCATCAcctgcaccaacaacaaaattaacagCAGAGCAAATGGCGCGTATTGCAGAAAATCGACGTATAGCATTGGAGCGTTTGAAAGCGAAAAAAGAACGTTTAGCACAGCAAACAAACGCAAGCATTGGTCTAACAAATACAATACCGGAGGAGTAA
- the LOC105210806 gene encoding NAD-dependent histone deacetylase sirtuin-1, whose protein sequence is MMESLEETHIGTSHGDKHDLHDVKIHQTCLSANCNTLMASKQSFDFGAEIVDTRTVVSERESNIKTNCESIATTATVAVAATTSPNQIPEANIETPLNVVELPTKDSCLNEEDDDEDDDGDDDGGDSYQTDDDLVEEGNEESQEFSGNTNNDASQDSDDSTSDSDFSDLSGLSDMSGREWKPISARPINWVQKQIHAGANPRDLLSQMLPSNAHPIAPGVNDMMLWRILASMLSEPPRRQKLRYINTFEDVIQLIQQSRNIIVLTGAGVSVSCGIPDFRSSDGIYSRLAKDFPNLPDPQAMFDINYFSRDPRPFFKFAREIYPGQFKPSPCHRFIKLLEGKQKLLRNYTQNIDTLEQVAGIKNVIECHGSFSTASCTKCKVKCTADAIREDIFSQRIPVCRRCQPNVHQSVNASDAVSDADLRQLVENGIMKPDIVFFGEGLPEEFHTVMASDKDKCDLLIVIGSSLKVRPVALIPSSIPANVPQILINREQLHHLEFDVELLGDSDVIINQLCHRLGDDWQEICYDNIVLKESKELLPLEEEDTNDESEEYAQQMLDTDTQSVKSSASTDIALRSAGAYSDSGFESSTSSGMVLAKPVAAVANSEANEAIEKIKSTILELNHPLTKTRGTNDLVGVDYLEDPQDAEDFENRSFQPFNARVSEPHHHTAYGMHARHLSVDSSKDSGILGDSSNPALISNNIIGTLPPPITNFGDSGGTTTLEDINTATTTCADNTLTTTTIDTTPETAQETSNELEIENKTPNVGLRRSAAKKYRTAAERLLAGTYYAHDTASAYVFPGAQVSWWSDMEDEDEDTDIIGNVYDDEDEDDIDANGGPLSPLLPPSVEAEVVSEITTTSAFAICAKQTLPQVVYNNHVTHEMHSNEAAEVQAIAHAANTTETTTTTIYACSTTESSTYKCEGVTVPPSPSPSPSPQKRACECPPTLSSSNNKSYANAATIESSRSSNGSVCSSSNSDSEKCVFSPPPMKRKRSTDVDTAFVVDEEPTKDLAAILTPASVGVTTEQQLSAASADNTPSPLYATTLQH, encoded by the exons ATGATGGAAAGTTTGGAGGAAACCCATATAGGCACTTCACATGGCGATAAACATGATTTGCATGATGTAAAAATACACCAAACATGTTTGTCGGCCAATTGCAACACACTCATGGCCAGTAAACAGAGTTTTGATTTTGGCGCCGAAATAGTTGATACACGAACAGTAGTATCAGAACGCGAaagcaatataaaaacaaactgCGAAAGTATAGCAACAACTGCAACAGTGGCGGTAGCAGCAACTACCTCGCCTAATCAAATTCCAGAAGCAAATATCGAAACACCTTTGAATGTTGTCGAATTGCCAACAAAAGATAGTTGTTTAAATGAAGAAGACGATGACGAAGATGATGATGGCGATGATGACGGTGGTGACAGTTATCAAACAGATGATGATTTGGTGGAGGAAGGAAACGAGGAGTCCCAAGAGTTTAGTGGAAATACAAATAATGATGCATCACAGGATAGTGATGACTCCACATCTGATTCGGATTTTTCTGATTTGAGTGGCCTATCGGACATGTCTGGCCGTGAATGGAAACCAATAAGCGCACGCCCCATCAATTgggtacaaaaacaaatacatgcTGGCGCTAATCCGCGCGATTTACTTTCACAAATGTTGCCTTCCAATGCACATCCAATTGCACCTGGTGTAAACGACATGATGTTGTGGCGTATATTGGCTAGTATGCTATCCGAACCACCGCGCCGTCAAAAACTACGTTATATTAACACTTTCGAAGACGTCATACAGTTGATACAACAATCgagaaatattattgttttgacCGGTGCGGGTGTATCTGTATCTTGTGGTATACCAGACTTTCGTTCTAGCGATGGTATCTATAGTCGTTTGGCAAAAGATTTTCCCAATTTGCCTGATCCGCAAGCTATGTTTGATATCAACTACTTTTCACGTGATCCACGTCCATTCTTCAAATTTGCACGCGAAATATATCCCGGGCAATTTAAACCTTCGCCTTGCCATCGTTTCATCAAACTACTCGAAGGGAAACAGAAACTCTTGCGGAATTATACACAAAACATCGATACGTTGGAACAAGTAGCGGGCATCAAAAATGTTATTGAGTGCCATGGTTCGTTCTCGACGGCTTCCTGCACCAAATGCAAAGTTAAGTGCACAGCAGATGCCATACGTGAAGATATTTTCTCACAACGTATACCGGTGTGCAGACGTTGCCAGCCGAATGTGCATCAGAGTGTGAACGCTTCTGATGCGGTATCTGATGCCGACTTGAGACAACTGGTGGAGAATGGCATCATGAAGCCAGATATTGTTTTCTTTGGCGAAG GTCTTCCAGAGGAGTTTCACACTGTCATGGCGAGTGACAAAGATAAATGTGACCTGTTAATTGTTATAGGTTCTTCGCTTAAAGTGCGACCAGTAGCTTTGATCCCCAGCTCAATACCAGCTAACGTTCCGCAAATACTTATCAATCGTGAGCAATTGCATCATCTTGAATTCGATGTTGAATTATTGGGAGATTCCGATGTTATTATCAATCAACTGTGTCATCGTTTGGGTGACGATTGGCAAGAAATCTGCTATGATAATATTGTACTAAAAGAATCGAAGGAACTTTTACCCTTGGAAGAGGAGGACACTAACGACGAAAGTGAAGAGTACGCCCAACAGATGCTAGATACAGACACGCAATCAGTCAAATCCAGCGCATCCACAGATATAGCGCTACGCTCAGCAGGTGCCTATTCAGACAGCGGATTCGAATCATCCACATCATCTGGTATGGTGCTAGCTAAACCCGTTGCCGCAGTGGCAAATAGTGAGGCTAACGAAGCAATTGAGAAAATCAAAAGTACCATATTGGAACTGAATCATCCCTTAACGAAGACACGCGGTACAAATGATTTGGTCGGTGTAGATTACTTAGAGGATCCACAAGATGCAGAGGATTTCGAAAATCGTTCATTTCAACCGTTTAATGCGCGCGTAAGTGAGCCACATCATCACACCGCATACGGTATGCATGCGCGACATTTATCAGTGGACTCGTCAAAAGACAGCGGTATTTTGGGCGATTCATCTAACCCGGCGCTGATTTCGAACAATATCATTGGCACACTACCGCCACCAATAACAAATTTCGGTGATAGTGGTGGCACAACCACCTTGGAAGACATAAACACCGCCACCACAACCTGCGCAGACAACAcactaactacaacaacaatagacacAACGCCAGAGACAGCACAAGAAACGTCAAATGAATtagaaatcgaaaataaaacaCCAAATGTCGGTTTACGACGCAGCGCGGCCAAAAAATACCGCACAGCAGCGGAGCGTTTACTTGCGGGTACATACTATGCACATGATACCGCTTCAGCTTATGTATTCCCCGGCGCACAAGTATCATGGTGGTCCGATATGGAGGACGAAGATGAGGACACTGATATTATCGGTAATGTTTACGATGATGAGGATGAGGATGATATTGATGCAAATGGTGGACCATTATCGCCACTGTTGCCGCCATCCGTGGAAGCAGAAGTCGTGagtgaaataacaacaacaagtgcatttgCAATTTGCGCCAAACAAACGTTACCACAGGTTGTGTACAACAACCATGTCACCCATGAAATGCACAGCAATGAAGCTGCGGAAGTCCAAGCGATTGCTCATGCAGCTAatacaacagaaacaacaacaacaacgatttaCGCCTGcagcacaacagaaagcagcaCGTACAAGTGCGAAGGTGTGACAGTGCCACCATCGCCCTCGCCATCACCATCACCACAAAAGAGAGCTTGTGAATGCCCGCCAACacttagcagcagcaacaacaagagttATGCAAACGCCGCCACAATCGAAAGTAGTCGAAGCAGTAATGGCAGTGTTTGTAGTAGCAGTAATAGTGATAGTGAGAAATGTGTATTCAGTCCGCCACCCATGAAACGTAAACGTTCAACGGATGTTGATACCGCTTTTGTGGTTGATGAAGAACCAACTAAAGATTTGGCTGCAATTCTTACACCGGCAAGTGTTGGTGTGACCACAGAACAACAGCTGAGCGCTGCAAGCGCAGACAACACGCCGTCGCCATTATACGCAACAACATTGCAGCATtaa